Proteins encoded by one window of Geobacter sp. DSM 9736:
- a CDS encoding diguanylate cyclase, whose amino-acid sequence MFDSILIIDDTDAVREQIEQTLSNVSLFARYHHATDGIEGFKTLLRVPVDLILCDLEMPRMDGFKFLSMLRTRDELRDIPVIMLTGREDRELKIRGLEQGASDYVTKPFDPGELVARVKVQMKIKSLQDELKKSNELLKELSNTDPLTRLYNRRYLMEALEREFQRSSRKQGPLSLVLLDIDHFKKINDTYGHQEGDVVLAAVAEMAQAGLRRYDIAARYGGEEFILLLPETPLQEAIAVADRLRESIQEMEFPPPLENLTVTISLGVSTYPSQRIDCIDSLIRQADEALYRAKQNGRNRMEIMAA is encoded by the coding sequence ATGTTTGACAGCATCTTGATCATCGACGATACGGATGCAGTGCGTGAGCAGATCGAGCAGACCCTCAGCAATGTCTCTCTTTTCGCCCGGTATCACCATGCTACTGATGGGATCGAAGGTTTCAAGACCCTGCTAAGGGTTCCGGTGGATCTGATTCTTTGCGATCTGGAAATGCCGAGGATGGACGGATTCAAATTCCTCTCCATGCTGCGGACAAGGGACGAACTGCGTGATATTCCGGTAATCATGCTTACCGGCAGGGAAGATCGGGAGTTGAAGATCCGCGGCCTCGAACAGGGAGCAAGCGACTATGTTACTAAGCCTTTCGATCCGGGTGAACTGGTCGCGCGGGTTAAGGTGCAGATGAAAATCAAATCCCTGCAGGACGAGCTGAAGAAGTCGAACGAACTCCTCAAGGAACTGTCGAACACCGACCCGCTCACGCGCCTATACAACCGCCGCTACCTGATGGAAGCCCTGGAGCGGGAATTCCAGCGTTCCTCACGGAAGCAGGGGCCGCTTTCTCTGGTACTGCTCGACATCGACCACTTCAAAAAGATAAACGATACTTACGGGCATCAGGAAGGTGACGTGGTTCTCGCTGCCGTAGCGGAGATGGCACAGGCGGGATTGCGTCGTTACGACATCGCCGCACGCTATGGAGGGGAAGAGTTCATTCTGCTGCTGCCGGAGACACCCCTACAGGAAGCGATCGCAGTCGCGGACCGGCTCAGGGAATCGATCCAGGAGATGGAATTCCCACCTCCGCTGGAAAACCTGACCGTAACCATCAGTCTGGGAGTTTCGACCTACCCCTCACAACGTATTGACTGTATCGACTCCCTCATCAGACAGGCCGACGAAGCACTCTACCGGGCAAAACAGAACGGACGCAATCGTATGGAAATCATGGCTGCCTGA
- a CDS encoding CoA pyrophosphatase: MVIPKDNIRTALAAHPRVALPPGPIPAAVLLPLFVRNNALHILFTKRTEQLNHHGGEISFPGGVCQAEDEAPLETALRETWEEVGIPAGEVEVLGCLDDVYSIHNYLVTPFIGLFSGKIRLAPNDAEIARIIEIPICHLLRPEIFRVEDRPWRGRPHPVYFYQFQGDEIWGLTASILRQFLQVVFEGRTGPVGIDMEKGSEREGACLTAS, from the coding sequence TGGTCATTCCCAAGGACAATATACGAACCGCTCTCGCTGCCCATCCACGGGTTGCCTTACCCCCCGGCCCCATCCCGGCCGCTGTACTTCTGCCGCTGTTCGTGAGAAACAACGCCCTCCATATCCTGTTCACGAAGCGAACGGAACAGCTCAATCATCATGGAGGAGAGATCTCTTTTCCCGGTGGTGTATGCCAGGCTGAGGACGAAGCTCCCCTTGAAACCGCGCTGAGGGAGACATGGGAAGAGGTGGGTATTCCCGCGGGGGAAGTCGAGGTACTTGGATGTCTGGACGACGTCTATTCCATTCACAACTACCTTGTTACGCCATTTATAGGTCTTTTTTCAGGGAAAATCCGGCTGGCACCTAATGATGCTGAAATCGCACGAATCATCGAGATCCCGATCTGCCATTTACTCAGGCCGGAAATTTTCCGGGTCGAAGACCGGCCATGGCGCGGTCGTCCCCACCCCGTCTATTTCTATCAATTTCAGGGGGATGAGATATGGGGGCTTACGGCATCGATTCTCCGCCAGTTCCTGCAGGTGGTGTTTGAAGGCCGGACGGGTCCTGTCGGTATCGACATGGAGAAGGGAAGCGAACGGGAGGGGGCATGTTTGACAGCATCTTGA
- the glnE gene encoding bifunctional [glutamate--ammonia ligase]-adenylyl-L-tyrosine phosphorylase/[glutamate--ammonia-ligase] adenylyltransferase translates to MTGSEFADAFESIFASVQDEGEDVDFASFLEASGFLYGARSAANLQLLSKIFPPDLLSVIAQAALSTPTPDMALNGLERVTSVVPPDEIIAVCSDRLRVSQFLGICGSSPFLTNIICRDASFFRSLFSNRLIDMKRSEADALTLLRDQVPHDAVFADILPILRRFKYNEILRIAARDLAGLASLEEVTAELSSLAAAALQVAYEGAYRSLVVEHGLPMMETPQGEREAEFTIIGMGKLGGRELNFSSDIDIIYFYSSDQGRTRGVPDGQGGAKGSISLHAFFVKLAEMVTKAISQVTGDGFVFRVDLGLRPEGKSGEMAMSLRAAETYYEYWGQSWERAALLKARPVAGSLELGERLLASLEPFIYRKYLDYNLIEDMMGMKKKIDASLAREMEGEYNIKLGRGGIREIEFFIQALQLVYAGKNPALRRKNSLEALAALNEVALIKDEDHTRLREAYRFLRTVEHRIQVVQERQTHSLPKKDEEFTALARRCGYLRQDGVERFRSSLEEHRRNVSHVYGALFLGRDERLREEVRPEVLLFFDPKADPDLVKDMLAERRFERVDMAYDHLLLLRDGPPRAHLTERARRILEKIAPLILQEVFASPDPDMALSNMERFLSAIGSRSSFYALLAENREILKLMVSLFGMSEFLSKIFIGHPELLDSMVSRISGSSVKVRETMSAELRDLLLQAEGFEEQLDVLRRYRHEEFLRVGISDIYGNMGQTEIASQLTSLADVCLDAAHSLARQELARFGTPMYEAEDGTLKEAGFAVVAMGKMGGRELNYHSDLDIIYIYDRQGNTSGEKSISNREFFAKLGQKIISILTMQTREGSVYKIDTRLRPSGNAGPLVTSLESFRNYHREEAQIWERQALTRARVVLGEPGLREEIERIICETVYGGSADDAVRREIHRLRMRMEVELGREREGMYNIKTGRGGIVDVEFIVQYLQLKHGRETPGIRSANTLIALKGIRTAGILAEAECEILLTGYKFLRRLENRLRIIHDHSINDLGGAQEYLDKLARRLGYDSKLRHPGEALMRDYEGVTVPVREVYDRILGTGGDAETA, encoded by the coding sequence ATGACGGGATCCGAATTCGCCGATGCGTTCGAATCGATCTTTGCGTCGGTTCAGGATGAGGGTGAAGACGTCGATTTCGCCTCCTTTCTGGAAGCGAGCGGCTTTCTGTACGGCGCTCGCTCCGCTGCCAATCTGCAGCTTCTATCGAAGATTTTCCCTCCCGATCTCCTTAGTGTAATTGCCCAGGCGGCCCTTTCCACTCCAACCCCCGACATGGCGCTGAATGGTCTGGAACGGGTAACCTCCGTCGTCCCGCCGGATGAAATTATTGCGGTCTGTTCAGACAGGCTGCGAGTCTCGCAGTTTCTTGGAATATGCGGCTCCTCACCATTTCTCACCAACATTATCTGCCGTGATGCATCTTTTTTCCGCAGCCTGTTCTCGAATCGACTGATCGACATGAAGCGTTCTGAAGCTGATGCACTGACACTGTTGCGGGATCAGGTGCCTCATGACGCTGTTTTTGCAGATATCCTGCCCATCTTGCGCCGCTTCAAGTACAACGAGATTTTGCGGATCGCCGCCCGGGACCTTGCAGGCCTCGCCTCACTTGAAGAGGTGACTGCCGAGCTCTCGTCGCTGGCGGCCGCAGCGCTCCAGGTTGCGTATGAGGGCGCCTATAGAAGCCTTGTCGTAGAACATGGCCTTCCGATGATGGAGACTCCGCAGGGAGAGCGGGAGGCTGAGTTCACCATCATCGGCATGGGAAAGCTCGGCGGACGCGAACTGAATTTTTCATCCGATATCGATATCATCTACTTCTATTCCTCGGATCAGGGGAGGACAAGGGGTGTCCCGGACGGGCAGGGAGGAGCGAAGGGCTCAATCTCTCTCCATGCCTTTTTCGTGAAGCTGGCGGAAATGGTCACGAAAGCCATTTCGCAGGTGACCGGTGACGGGTTCGTCTTCAGGGTTGACCTGGGTCTGCGTCCCGAGGGGAAGAGCGGTGAGATGGCGATGTCGCTGCGGGCGGCGGAGACATACTACGAGTACTGGGGGCAGTCGTGGGAGCGGGCAGCCCTTCTCAAGGCGCGGCCGGTGGCTGGCTCGCTGGAGCTCGGTGAGCGCCTTCTTGCTTCCCTTGAACCCTTCATCTACCGAAAGTACCTCGATTACAATCTGATCGAGGACATGATGGGCATGAAGAAAAAGATCGATGCCTCCCTGGCTCGTGAGATGGAGGGGGAGTACAACATCAAGCTCGGCCGTGGAGGGATTCGTGAAATCGAATTCTTCATTCAGGCGCTGCAACTGGTGTACGCCGGGAAGAACCCTGCGCTACGCAGAAAGAACAGCCTGGAAGCGCTTGCGGCACTCAACGAGGTTGCCCTTATCAAGGATGAGGACCATACGCGGCTACGGGAAGCGTACCGTTTCCTGCGAACTGTGGAGCATCGAATTCAGGTGGTTCAGGAGCGCCAGACCCACAGCCTGCCGAAAAAGGATGAAGAATTCACTGCTCTTGCCCGTCGCTGTGGGTATCTGCGGCAGGATGGTGTCGAGCGTTTCCGCTCATCGCTGGAGGAACATCGCAGAAATGTCTCCCATGTATATGGAGCTCTTTTTCTTGGGCGGGACGAACGGCTGCGTGAAGAGGTCCGTCCCGAGGTCCTTCTCTTCTTCGATCCGAAGGCAGATCCTGACCTTGTCAAGGACATGCTTGCCGAGCGTCGCTTCGAGCGGGTAGATATGGCCTACGACCATCTGCTGCTGCTGCGCGACGGCCCTCCCCGAGCCCATCTTACGGAGCGTGCCCGGCGGATACTGGAGAAGATCGCGCCGTTGATCCTTCAGGAGGTTTTCGCTTCCCCCGATCCTGATATGGCGCTGTCGAACATGGAGCGTTTCCTTTCCGCCATAGGCTCCCGCTCCTCATTCTATGCACTCCTTGCGGAGAACCGGGAAATCCTCAAGCTGATGGTCTCGCTTTTCGGTATGTCGGAATTCCTCTCCAAGATCTTCATAGGGCATCCCGAGCTGCTCGACAGCATGGTCTCACGAATCTCCGGCTCTTCGGTCAAGGTGCGGGAAACGATGTCCGCTGAGCTGAGGGACCTTCTTCTCCAGGCAGAGGGTTTCGAGGAGCAGCTCGACGTGCTTCGTCGCTACCGGCACGAGGAGTTTCTCAGGGTTGGCATCAGCGACATCTACGGCAACATGGGGCAGACTGAAATCGCCAGCCAGCTAACCAGCCTCGCGGATGTCTGTCTCGATGCAGCCCACAGTCTTGCACGACAGGAACTCGCACGGTTCGGTACTCCTATGTACGAAGCGGAGGACGGCACATTGAAGGAGGCAGGATTCGCCGTCGTCGCCATGGGGAAAATGGGGGGGCGGGAGCTCAATTACCACTCGGACCTCGACATCATTTACATCTACGACCGTCAGGGAAACACCTCCGGAGAGAAGAGCATCAGCAACAGGGAGTTCTTCGCGAAGCTAGGCCAGAAGATCATCTCGATCCTTACAATGCAGACGCGGGAGGGCTCCGTCTACAAGATAGACACGCGCCTGAGGCCGTCAGGGAATGCAGGTCCGCTTGTTACCTCGCTGGAATCCTTTCGGAACTATCATCGGGAGGAAGCACAGATATGGGAACGCCAGGCATTGACCAGGGCTCGGGTCGTTCTCGGCGAGCCGGGGCTGCGTGAGGAGATAGAGCGGATCATCTGCGAGACGGTATACGGCGGCAGTGCAGACGATGCCGTACGTCGCGAGATACATCGACTGCGGATGCGTATGGAGGTGGAGCTCGGACGAGAGCGGGAAGGGATGTACAATATCAAGACCGGCCGCGGAGGTATTGTCGATGTCGAGTTCATCGTCCAGTACCTGCAGCTGAAGCATGGCAGGGAAACCCCCGGCATCCGCAGCGCCAATACGCTCATCGCCCTGAAAGGCATTCGAACTGCGGGGATTCTTGCCGAAGCCGAATGCGAGATCCTTCTTACCGGCTATAAGTTCCTACGCCGCCTGGAGAACCGGCTCCGCATCATACACGACCATTCGATAAACGACCTGGGGGGAGCGCAGGAGTATCTGGACAAGCTGGCTCGCCGCCTCGGGTATGATTCGAAGCTGCGCCATCCCGGAGAGGCTCTGATGAGGGATTATGAGGGGGTGACGGTGCCGGTGCGGGAGGTTTATGATCGCATTCTGGGCACCGGAGGCGATGCGGAAACGGCCTGA